A genome region from Geminicoccus roseus DSM 18922 includes the following:
- a CDS encoding zinc-dependent alcohol dehydrogenase family protein: protein MKAVRLESIGNLFVREVPKPTPGPDDLLVRVEACGICGTDRHLLHGEFPSTPNTTLGHEFCGIVEARGSAVQGFEVGARITGDPNIACGRCPQCQDGRVNLCRNLQAIGIHRDGGLAEYVIVPQKQAVELPPQVKPEHGAFCEPLACCLHGIEVAQIRPGASVVVLGGGVIGLLVVQLARLAGAARVILSTRQQSRRQLALEIGATDSVDPTAADVVEQVAGPEGLAPGGVDVVIECAGVAETVQQSTRLAKAGGTVVILGVMPQGAKVEIEPFDILFRELRVLGSFINPFVHRRAALLVASGAIELDRLVTRQVGLDEAPSVIGAPPAPGEVKVLVVP, encoded by the coding sequence ATGAAGGCCGTACGGCTGGAATCCATCGGCAACCTGTTCGTCCGCGAGGTGCCGAAGCCCACCCCCGGCCCGGACGACCTCCTGGTCCGGGTGGAAGCCTGCGGCATCTGCGGCACCGACCGCCACCTCCTGCACGGCGAGTTCCCCTCCACCCCCAACACCACGCTCGGCCACGAGTTCTGCGGCATCGTCGAGGCGCGCGGCAGCGCCGTGCAGGGCTTCGAGGTCGGGGCCAGGATCACCGGCGACCCGAACATCGCCTGCGGCCGCTGCCCGCAATGCCAGGACGGCCGGGTCAATCTGTGCCGCAACCTCCAGGCGATCGGCATCCATCGCGACGGCGGCCTGGCCGAGTACGTGATCGTGCCGCAAAAGCAGGCGGTCGAGCTGCCGCCCCAGGTGAAGCCCGAACATGGCGCGTTCTGCGAGCCGCTGGCCTGCTGCCTGCACGGAATCGAGGTCGCGCAGATCCGCCCGGGCGCCTCGGTGGTGGTGCTGGGCGGCGGCGTGATCGGCCTGCTGGTGGTGCAGCTGGCGCGGCTGGCAGGTGCAGCCCGCGTCATCCTCTCCACCCGCCAGCAGTCCCGCCGCCAGCTGGCATTGGAGATCGGCGCCACCGACAGCGTCGATCCCACCGCCGCCGACGTGGTGGAGCAGGTCGCCGGGCCAGAGGGCCTGGCGCCGGGCGGGGTCGACGTGGTGATCGAGTGCGCCGGCGTCGCCGAGACCGTCCAGCAGTCGACCCGGCTGGCCAAGGCCGGCGGCACCGTGGTGATCCTGGGCGTGATGCCGCAGGGGGCCAAGGTCGAGATCGAGCCGTTTGACATCCTGTTCCGCGAGCTGCGGGTGCTGGGCTCGTTCATCAACCCGTTCGTCCACCGCCGCGCTGCCCTGCTGGTGGCGTCCGGCGCCATCGAGCTGGACCGGCTGGTCACGCGGCAGGTCGGCCTGGACGAGGCCCCTTCCGTCATCGGCGCGCCGCCGGCGCCGGGCGAGGTGAAGGTGCTGGTGGTTCCCTGA
- a CDS encoding PEBP family protein — translation MMRLLAAMTVLSVSPAHARAETYAADVWADNWFEMRINGAKVAEDSVPITTERSFNAESFQFQAERPFVVGLVAKDFKENDTGLEYIGTRRQQMGDGGVIVQIRDASGETVAVSDAAWQCLVIHTAPMDKACERAPHPVAAEGACMFEAAEEPAGWDQAGFDASDWPQATVHSEREVSPKDGYDDIRWSAAAKLIWGPDLEQDNTILCRFTVE, via the coding sequence ATGATGCGCTTGCTTGCCGCGATGACCGTCCTGTCTGTGTCGCCGGCCCATGCCCGGGCGGAAACCTATGCGGCGGACGTCTGGGCCGACAACTGGTTCGAGATGCGGATCAACGGCGCGAAGGTCGCCGAGGACAGTGTGCCGATCACGACCGAGCGATCGTTCAATGCCGAGAGCTTCCAGTTCCAGGCGGAGCGGCCCTTCGTCGTCGGCCTGGTCGCGAAGGACTTCAAGGAGAACGATACCGGGCTCGAATATATCGGCACGCGGCGGCAGCAGATGGGAGACGGCGGCGTCATCGTGCAGATCAGGGACGCATCGGGCGAGACCGTCGCAGTCAGCGATGCGGCCTGGCAGTGCCTCGTCATCCACACCGCCCCCATGGACAAGGCCTGCGAACGCGCGCCCCACCCGGTGGCCGCCGAAGGAGCCTGCATGTTCGAGGCCGCCGAAGAGCCGGCCGGCTGGGACCAGGCCGGGTTCGACGCGTCGGACTGGCCGCAGGCCACGGTCCATTCCGAGCGCGAGGTGAGCCCCAAGGACGGCTATGACGACATCCGGTGGTCCGCCGCCGCGAAGCTGATATGGGGGCCGGACCTGGAGCAGGACAACACGATCCTCTGCCGGTTCACGGTCGAGTGA
- a CDS encoding dihydrolipoyl dehydrogenase family protein — protein MKQYDLVVIGTGVAAGTVASTCAGKGWSVAIVDARPYGGTCQLRGCDPKKMLRRSPEVIDAAWRMKGRGVAPDGLHLDWAGMQAHKRSFTDPVPEQREKQFADAGIATLHGMARFTGGTSLAVDGRELQARHVVLATGMKPRPLAIPGAELAIVSDDFLELESLPPRVLFIGGGYISFEFAHMAAHSDAAVTVLNRGPRPLSGFDPDLVDMLAERSRHTGIDLQDRAEVEAIERQGDGLRVRAKVNGETRHFDADLVVHGAGRVPNIDELDLDKAGVQAGRKGILVNEYLQSVSNPAVYAAGDVAATDGPPLTPVAALEAKAVAANLLEGNHSRPDYRGVPSVVFSLPALARVGLLEEEAREQGLDVEVKFTDMREWFTVKRVRESHAAGKVLVDRNSGRIVGAHLLGPESSELINLFSLAVHAGLTAEQLQGFHSAYPSAGSDIASLV, from the coding sequence ATGAAGCAGTACGATCTGGTGGTGATCGGCACCGGCGTCGCCGCGGGGACCGTGGCCTCCACCTGCGCCGGCAAGGGATGGTCGGTGGCGATCGTGGATGCCCGCCCCTATGGCGGCACCTGCCAGCTGCGCGGCTGCGACCCCAAGAAGATGCTGCGCCGCTCCCCCGAGGTGATCGACGCGGCCTGGCGGATGAAAGGGCGGGGCGTGGCGCCGGACGGGCTGCACCTGGACTGGGCGGGGATGCAGGCCCACAAGCGCAGCTTCACCGACCCGGTGCCGGAGCAGCGCGAGAAGCAGTTCGCCGACGCCGGCATCGCCACCCTGCACGGCATGGCCCGCTTCACCGGCGGCACCAGCCTGGCAGTGGACGGCCGGGAGCTGCAGGCCCGCCACGTCGTGCTGGCCACCGGCATGAAGCCGCGCCCCCTCGCCATCCCCGGCGCCGAGCTCGCGATCGTCAGCGACGACTTCCTGGAGCTGGAATCGCTGCCGCCCCGGGTCCTGTTCATCGGCGGCGGCTACATCTCCTTCGAGTTCGCCCACATGGCGGCGCACTCGGATGCGGCGGTGACCGTGCTGAACCGCGGCCCGCGCCCGTTGAGCGGCTTCGACCCGGACCTGGTCGACATGCTGGCCGAACGCTCCCGCCACACGGGCATCGACCTGCAGGACCGGGCCGAGGTCGAGGCGATCGAGCGCCAGGGCGACGGCTTGCGGGTGCGCGCCAAGGTGAACGGCGAGACCCGCCATTTCGACGCCGACCTGGTGGTGCATGGTGCTGGCCGGGTCCCGAACATCGACGAGCTCGACCTGGACAAGGCCGGGGTGCAGGCTGGCAGGAAGGGCATCCTGGTCAACGAGTACCTGCAGAGCGTCTCCAACCCCGCCGTCTATGCCGCGGGCGACGTGGCCGCGACCGACGGGCCGCCGCTCACCCCGGTGGCCGCCCTGGAGGCCAAGGCGGTGGCCGCCAACCTCCTGGAGGGCAATCATTCCAGGCCGGACTATCGCGGCGTCCCCAGCGTCGTGTTCAGCCTGCCCGCCCTGGCCAGGGTCGGCCTGCTCGAGGAGGAGGCAAGGGAGCAGGGCCTGGACGTGGAGGTGAAGTTCACCGACATGCGCGAATGGTTCACGGTCAAGCGGGTGCGCGAGAGCCATGCCGCCGGCAAGGTGCTGGTCGACCGGAACAGCGGCCGGATCGTCGGCGCCCATCTCCTGGGGCCGGAGAGCAGCGAGCTGATCAACCTGTTCTCGCTGGCCGTCCATGCCGGCCTGACTGCCGAGCAGCTGCAGGGCTTCCACAGCGCCTATCCCTCGGCCGGCTCGGACATCGCCTCGCTGGTCTAG
- a CDS encoding cupin domain-containing protein: MDQNQPAAGSGRFDLNEIARSFPDSAETLLLDRYLTDQSSASARVFRVYRPTPPHYHAGCDEHLLVLSGRGTFWIGSPDQGGAFGPGHLLFFQRNTVHALPEITEGPLVFFSIDTPRRDPSDVIFVDPADGSAATFIQQHRY; the protein is encoded by the coding sequence ATGGACCAGAACCAGCCCGCTGCCGGATCCGGCCGCTTCGACCTGAACGAGATCGCCCGCTCCTTTCCGGACAGCGCCGAGACCCTGCTGCTGGACCGCTACCTGACCGACCAGTCCAGCGCCAGCGCCCGGGTCTTCCGCGTCTACCGGCCGACCCCGCCCCATTACCATGCGGGGTGCGACGAGCATCTCCTGGTCCTGTCCGGCCGGGGCACCTTCTGGATCGGCAGCCCCGACCAGGGCGGCGCGTTCGGCCCCGGCCACCTCCTGTTCTTTCAGCGCAACACCGTCCACGCCCTGCCGGAGATCACCGAGGGCCCGCTGGTGTTCTTCTCGATCGACACCCCGCGCCGCGACCCGTCCGACGTGATCTTCGTCGACCCGGCCGACGGCAGCGCGGCGACGTTCATCCAGCAGCACCGCTACTGA
- a CDS encoding M23 family metallopeptidase gives MTCRLALLPLFLFPLLPASAGALELDLPVACTPGADCWIIHYVDHDPGPGVADSFCGSMTYDGHDGTDFAIRDGAAMRAGVDVLAASGGVVKAVRDGVPDITVEKGGKEAVTGIDCGNGVLLQHDQGWETQYCHLREGSIAVRTGDKVAAGQKLGLVGLSGMTSFPHLHLSLRKDGEELDPFHGTPVEAACGQGGPSLWSAAAADQLAYQPLALTLLGIADGPVESEAVWDGRAEAEAVTADSPALVVFLGGYALRQGDRIELTLVAPDGAEMVSHQQDQARDQARTMLFAGRKRPEGGWMPGTWQARAEVRRDGTPYRLERSFQVAP, from the coding sequence ATGACCTGTCGCCTGGCGCTGCTGCCGCTCTTCCTGTTTCCGCTGCTGCCGGCCTCGGCCGGGGCGCTGGAGCTGGACCTGCCGGTCGCCTGCACGCCCGGCGCCGACTGCTGGATCATCCATTACGTCGACCACGATCCCGGCCCGGGTGTCGCCGACAGCTTTTGCGGCTCCATGACCTATGACGGCCATGACGGCACCGACTTCGCGATCCGCGACGGGGCTGCGATGCGCGCCGGGGTCGACGTGCTGGCCGCTTCGGGCGGCGTGGTGAAGGCGGTCCGCGACGGCGTGCCGGACATCACCGTGGAGAAGGGCGGCAAGGAGGCGGTGACCGGGATCGACTGCGGCAACGGCGTGCTCCTGCAGCACGATCAGGGCTGGGAGACCCAGTACTGCCACCTGCGCGAGGGCAGCATTGCGGTCCGTACCGGCGACAAGGTGGCCGCGGGGCAGAAGCTGGGCCTGGTCGGCCTGTCCGGGATGACCAGCTTCCCCCACCTGCATCTGAGCCTGCGCAAGGACGGCGAGGAGCTCGACCCGTTCCACGGCACCCCGGTCGAGGCGGCCTGCGGCCAGGGCGGCCCGTCCCTGTGGAGCGCTGCCGCCGCCGACCAGCTCGCCTACCAGCCTTTGGCGCTGACCCTCCTGGGCATCGCCGACGGCCCGGTCGAGAGCGAGGCGGTCTGGGACGGCCGCGCCGAGGCCGAGGCAGTCACCGCCGATTCGCCGGCCCTGGTGGTGTTCCTGGGCGGCTATGCCCTGCGCCAGGGCGACCGGATCGAACTCACCCTGGTCGCCCCGGACGGCGCCGAGATGGTGAGCCACCAGCAGGACCAGGCCCGCGACCAGGCGCGCACCATGCTGTTCGCCGGGCGCAAGCGGCCCGAGGGCGGCTGGATGCCCGGCACCTGGCAGGCCCGGGCCGAGGTCCGGCGCGACGGAACCCCCTACCGGCTGGAGCGGAGCTTCCAGGTAGCGCCCTGA
- the rsmD gene encoding 16S rRNA (guanine(966)-N(2))-methyltransferase RsmD — MRIIAGQHRGRRLEEFEGEGVRPTSDRAREALFSMLHSRQVLLDAVVLDLFCGTGALGLEALSRGAAHATFVDSSPDAVAITRKNVLACKEAGRSKVIRADATKLTAADRPHGLVLLDPPYGKDLVRPTVERLMLGGWLDVGVLMVAEIGRKEDPPELEGFHVDDVRRYGAAKFVFYAVGAPPE; from the coding sequence ATGAGGATCATCGCTGGCCAGCATCGCGGCCGCCGCCTCGAGGAATTCGAGGGCGAGGGCGTGCGTCCCACCTCCGATCGGGCCCGCGAGGCCCTGTTCAGCATGCTGCACTCCCGCCAGGTCCTCCTGGACGCGGTGGTGCTCGACCTGTTCTGCGGCACCGGGGCGCTGGGCCTGGAAGCCCTCTCGCGCGGGGCGGCGCACGCCACCTTCGTCGACAGCAGCCCGGACGCGGTGGCGATCACCCGCAAGAACGTCCTAGCCTGCAAGGAGGCGGGGCGGTCCAAGGTGATCCGCGCGGACGCCACCAAGCTGACCGCCGCCGACCGGCCGCACGGCCTGGTCCTGCTCGACCCGCCCTACGGCAAGGACCTGGTCCGGCCGACCGTGGAGCGGTTGATGCTGGGCGGCTGGCTGGACGTGGGCGTGCTGATGGTGGCCGAGATCGGCCGCAAGGAGGACCCGCCGGAGCTGGAGGGTTTCCATGTGGACGACGTGCGCCGCTACGGCGCCGCCAAGTTCGTGTTCTACGCGGTGGGAGCACCCCCGGAATGA
- a CDS encoding pseudouridine synthase: protein MSDETPGGERIAKRIARAGLCSRRDAERLIAEGRVAVNGKVIPSPALNVGADDWIVVDGKPLPAAEPTRLFRYHKPRGVLTAARDPEGRPTIYDRLPPDLPRLVPVGRLDIGSEGLLLLTNDGELKRRLELPSTGWTRRYRARVHKMPEPEALARLLAGITIEGITYGPIQVSVDRAQGDNSWIMVSLKEGKNREVRRVMEHIGHPVSRLIRIAYGPFQLGQLPRGEVEEVNPRVVREQLGAAAPKVVRRDRTRRA, encoded by the coding sequence ATGAGCGACGAAACGCCGGGCGGCGAACGGATCGCCAAGCGGATCGCCCGGGCCGGGCTCTGCTCGCGCCGCGACGCCGAGCGGCTGATCGCCGAGGGCCGGGTCGCGGTGAACGGCAAGGTGATTCCCTCGCCCGCCCTGAATGTCGGCGCCGACGACTGGATCGTGGTCGACGGCAAGCCGCTGCCGGCCGCCGAGCCGACCCGGCTGTTCCGCTACCACAAGCCGCGCGGCGTGCTCACCGCCGCCCGCGACCCCGAGGGCCGTCCGACGATCTACGACCGCCTGCCGCCGGACCTGCCGCGGCTGGTGCCGGTCGGCCGGCTGGACATCGGCTCCGAAGGGCTGCTGCTGCTCACCAACGACGGCGAGCTCAAGCGCCGGCTGGAGCTGCCCTCCACCGGCTGGACCCGCCGCTACCGGGCGCGCGTCCACAAGATGCCCGAGCCCGAGGCGCTGGCGCGCCTGCTGGCCGGGATCACCATCGAGGGCATCACCTACGGGCCGATCCAGGTGAGCGTCGACCGCGCACAGGGCGACAACAGCTGGATCATGGTCTCGCTGAAGGAAGGCAAGAACCGGGAGGTGCGCCGCGTCATGGAACATATCGGACATCCGGTCAGCCGCCTGATCCGGATCGCCTACGGCCCGTTCCAGCTGGGCCAGCTGCCGCGCGGCGAGGTCGAGGAGGTCAACCCCAGGGTGGTGCGCGAGCAGCTGGGCGCTGCGGCGCCCAAGGTGGTGCGCCGCGACCGGACGCGCCGGGCATGA
- a CDS encoding gamma-glutamyl-gamma-aminobutyrate hydrolase family protein — protein MTNAQTRPLIGLTLDAEPAGGWSKLPWYALRQNYFEAVTQAGGLPVALPHEPELAEAYAGRLAGLIVTGGAFDVDPGLYGAGETHATVTTKDRRTQFEWAVTRAALARDLPVLGICGGQQLLNVVLGGSLIQHIPDAVPDGLAHEQPNPRTEPGHDVAVEPGSLLHRITGMATLPVNSAHHQAVDRPAPGLAVTGRAADGVIEAIEDPARRFLLGVQWHPEYAISPGDRAIFQAFVDAARGVRS, from the coding sequence ATGACGAACGCCCAAACCCGGCCGCTGATCGGCCTGACGCTCGACGCCGAGCCCGCGGGCGGCTGGTCGAAGCTGCCCTGGTACGCGCTGCGCCAGAATTATTTCGAGGCGGTGACGCAAGCCGGCGGCCTGCCGGTGGCCCTGCCGCACGAGCCGGAACTGGCCGAAGCCTATGCCGGCCGCCTGGCCGGCCTGATCGTCACCGGCGGCGCCTTCGACGTCGACCCCGGCCTGTACGGCGCCGGCGAGACCCACGCGACCGTGACCACCAAGGACCGGCGCACCCAGTTCGAGTGGGCGGTCACCCGGGCGGCCCTGGCGCGCGACCTGCCGGTGTTGGGCATCTGCGGCGGCCAGCAGCTCCTCAACGTCGTGCTGGGCGGCAGCCTGATCCAGCACATCCCGGACGCCGTGCCGGACGGTCTCGCCCACGAGCAGCCCAACCCGCGCACGGAGCCAGGCCACGACGTGGCCGTCGAGCCCGGCAGCCTCCTGCACCGGATCACCGGGATGGCGACCCTGCCGGTCAACAGCGCCCACCACCAGGCGGTGGACCGCCCGGCCCCTGGCCTGGCGGTCACCGGCCGCGCCGCCGACGGGGTGATCGAGGCGATCGAGGATCCCGCGCGCCGCTTCCTGCTGGGCGTGCAGTGGCACCCGGAATACGCCATCTCGCCCGGCGACCGGGCGATCTTCCAGGCCTTCGTCGACGCGGCGCGGGGGGTGCGGTCATGA
- a CDS encoding glutathione S-transferase family protein, whose amino-acid sequence MASDVELDEAAPKPPAPEDPATDAAALEAPAADEIVLVQFPPVWGRNFSPFTLKLETWLRLARVPYTVRFQRNPALSPKGKLPFIIDGGRRVGDSGLIIEHLKRSRLIDPDAWLDGRQLAESLALQRTFENHLYHALVYARWIDPEGWASLKQVVSATFPAPADRLIGPLLRRRMNRQLRSHGLGRHSAREIYAMAREDLAAASILLGGNRFFMGSHTSTIDAVAYGFLANILLVPMETELRRIADEFPNLRRFCEQMDLGLERASLRAEVNAPHTAPGA is encoded by the coding sequence ATGGCGAGCGACGTCGAGCTGGACGAGGCGGCCCCAAAGCCCCCTGCCCCCGAGGACCCCGCCACCGACGCGGCCGCCCTGGAAGCGCCGGCGGCCGACGAGATCGTGCTGGTGCAGTTCCCGCCGGTCTGGGGCCGCAATTTCAGCCCGTTCACCCTGAAGCTGGAGACCTGGCTGCGCCTGGCCCGCGTCCCCTACACCGTCCGCTTCCAGCGCAACCCGGCTCTCTCGCCCAAGGGCAAGCTGCCCTTCATCATCGATGGCGGCCGCCGGGTCGGCGACAGCGGCCTGATCATCGAGCATCTCAAGCGCAGCCGGCTGATCGACCCCGACGCCTGGCTGGACGGCCGCCAGCTCGCCGAGAGCCTGGCCCTGCAGCGGACCTTCGAGAATCATCTCTACCACGCCCTGGTCTATGCCCGCTGGATCGACCCGGAGGGCTGGGCCTCCCTGAAGCAGGTGGTGTCCGCCACCTTCCCGGCCCCGGCCGACCGGCTGATCGGGCCGCTCCTGCGCCGGCGGATGAACCGGCAGCTGCGCAGCCACGGCCTTGGCCGCCACAGCGCCCGCGAGATCTACGCCATGGCGCGCGAAGACCTGGCCGCCGCCTCGATTCTCCTGGGCGGCAACCGCTTCTTCATGGGCTCCCACACCTCGACCATCGACGCGGTCGCCTACGGCTTTCTGGCCAACATCCTGCTGGTGCCGATGGAGACGGAGCTGCGCCGGATCGCCGACGAGTTCCCCAACCTGCGCCGGTTCTGCGAGCAGATGGACCTGGGCCTGGAGCGCGCGTCCTTGCGCGCCGAGGTGAATGCGCCGCATACCGCGCCCGGTGCCTGA
- a CDS encoding MFS transporter has protein sequence MELDPKLTRAILVQTFLVQVLAALAIFTVPVLATDIAADLGLDPVVAGLYTATLFAGAIAGSALAGRVAQVVGAFAGSLASIVLIGLGIAVLSAGWLPLLAPSVLFAGFGYGLVNPTASALLVRVTRPERRGWVFSVKQTGVPLGSALGGFLAPPLAHAIGWQATLFLISALCVLVVLPFAGIALRGFRQGRGSGESPPGGVGLLRTHRPLLVLASGSFALAALQLCLSTFLTAHLVLNGGLSLVAAGQVFACSQIGGAVARPLWGRLADWTGSAARTLGLIGVLGSIAGFLTAILNPDWPLPAMILLSTWFGATSLAWNGVFFAEIVRLVRPEEAAAATGGVQLFTYSGIVAGPLLFAAVASLAGGFGPAYAVLAAVALPGAIAIGAMAGRDRRG, from the coding sequence TTGGAGCTCGACCCCAAGCTGACCCGCGCCATCCTGGTGCAGACCTTCCTGGTCCAGGTGCTGGCGGCGCTGGCCATCTTCACCGTGCCGGTCCTGGCCACCGACATCGCCGCCGATCTGGGCCTCGATCCGGTGGTGGCCGGGCTCTACACCGCGACCCTGTTCGCCGGCGCCATCGCCGGCTCGGCCCTGGCCGGCCGGGTCGCCCAGGTCGTGGGCGCCTTTGCCGGCAGCCTCGCCTCGATCGTGCTGATCGGGCTGGGCATCGCCGTCCTCTCGGCCGGCTGGCTGCCGCTCCTGGCCCCCTCCGTCCTGTTCGCCGGGTTCGGCTACGGCCTGGTCAACCCGACCGCCTCGGCCCTGCTGGTGCGGGTGACCCGGCCGGAGCGGCGCGGCTGGGTGTTCTCGGTGAAGCAGACCGGCGTGCCGCTGGGCAGCGCGCTTGGCGGCTTTCTCGCTCCGCCTCTGGCCCACGCGATCGGCTGGCAGGCGACCCTGTTCCTGATCTCGGCCTTGTGCGTCCTGGTGGTCCTGCCGTTCGCCGGCATCGCCCTGCGCGGCTTCCGGCAGGGGCGCGGCTCGGGCGAAAGCCCGCCCGGCGGGGTCGGCCTGCTGCGGACCCACCGGCCGCTGCTGGTCCTCGCGTCCGGCTCGTTCGCCCTGGCTGCCCTGCAACTCTGCCTGTCGACCTTCCTGACCGCGCATCTGGTGCTGAACGGCGGCCTGTCCCTGGTCGCGGCCGGCCAGGTGTTCGCCTGCTCGCAGATCGGCGGTGCTGTCGCCCGGCCGCTCTGGGGCAGGCTCGCCGACTGGACCGGCTCGGCCGCCCGCACCCTGGGCCTGATCGGCGTCCTGGGCTCGATCGCCGGGTTCCTCACCGCGATCCTGAACCCGGACTGGCCGCTGCCGGCGATGATCCTGCTCTCCACCTGGTTCGGCGCCACCTCGCTCGCCTGGAACGGGGTGTTCTTCGCCGAGATCGTGCGGCTGGTGCGCCCCGAGGAGGCCGCCGCAGCCACCGGCGGGGTGCAGCTCTTCACCTATAGCGGGATCGTGGCCGGGCCGCTCCTGTTCGCCGCGGTGGCCTCGCTTGCCGGCGGTTTCGGCCCCGCCTACGCTGTGCTGGCGGCCGTGGCCTTGCCGGGGGCGATCGCGATCGGTGCCATGGCGGGGCGGGACAGGCGAGGGTGA
- a CDS encoding gamma-butyrobetaine hydroxylase-like domain-containing protein has protein sequence MSAAKGEPWPTEIRVTPGARALEVAFDDGASFFLPAEFLRVESPSAEVQGHGPNQKTIVPNKRDVTITAVDPVGNYAVRLVFSDGHSTGIFAWPTLYRMGRDHDRLWSAYLEALAARNLSR, from the coding sequence ATGAGCGCGGCCAAGGGCGAGCCCTGGCCCACCGAGATCCGCGTCACCCCGGGGGCGCGCGCCCTGGAGGTCGCCTTCGACGACGGCGCCAGCTTCTTTCTGCCCGCCGAGTTCCTGCGGGTGGAGAGCCCGTCCGCCGAGGTGCAGGGCCACGGGCCGAACCAGAAGACCATCGTCCCGAACAAGCGCGACGTGACCATCACCGCGGTCGACCCGGTCGGCAACTATGCGGTGCGCCTGGTCTTCTCGGACGGCCATTCCACCGGGATCTTCGCCTGGCCGACCCTCTACCGGATGGGCCGCGACCATGACCGGCTGTGGTCGGCCTATCTGGAAGCGCTGGCCGCCCGCAACCTGTCGCGCTGA
- a CDS encoding Trm112 family protein: MSVAPVPPTAPAPSPVDPHLLAILVCPLTKSPLRYDRAAGELISEKAGLAFPIRDGIPIMLVDEARRIEDDPLPRVPPELRR; this comes from the coding sequence ATGTCCGTAGCCCCGGTTCCGCCGACCGCCCCCGCCCCCTCTCCGGTGGATCCCCATCTCCTGGCCATCCTGGTCTGCCCGCTCACCAAGAGCCCGCTGCGCTACGACCGGGCAGCCGGCGAGCTGATCTCCGAGAAGGCCGGCCTGGCCTTCCCGATCCGCGACGGCATCCCGATCATGCTGGTCGACGAGGCCCGCCGGATCGAGGACGACCCGCTCCCGCGCGTGCCGCCCGAGCTGCGCCGATGA
- a CDS encoding LON peptidase substrate-binding domain-containing protein produces the protein MTASVESLPLHFPVFPLAGALLLPGGNLPLNIFEPRYLAMVRDAMQTHKIIGMVQPRPDQERERKPKFYDVGCAGRITHFEENDDGRFLIALTGVCRFDVAEELDCGTLYRQVRADFSRWLGDLEPSEPSTELRDELLEALRQFLDAHELAAEWSGIEQAPMSGLVTSLAMICPFEPSEKQALLEAADLNRQTEILTALMQMDALTSPGGTPTQMH, from the coding sequence ATGACGGCGTCGGTCGAAAGCCTGCCGCTGCACTTCCCGGTCTTCCCGCTGGCCGGGGCCCTGCTGCTGCCGGGCGGCAACCTGCCGCTCAACATCTTCGAGCCCCGCTACCTGGCGATGGTCCGGGATGCCATGCAGACCCACAAGATCATCGGGATGGTGCAGCCCCGCCCGGACCAGGAGCGGGAGCGCAAGCCGAAGTTCTATGATGTCGGCTGCGCCGGGCGGATCACCCATTTCGAGGAAAACGACGACGGCCGCTTCCTGATCGCGCTGACCGGGGTGTGCCGGTTCGACGTGGCCGAGGAGCTGGACTGCGGCACGCTCTACCGCCAGGTCCGCGCCGATTTCAGCCGCTGGCTGGGCGACCTGGAGCCGTCCGAGCCCTCCACCGAACTGCGCGACGAGCTTTTGGAGGCGCTCCGGCAATTCCTGGACGCCCACGAGCTGGCCGCCGAATGGTCGGGGATCGAGCAGGCGCCGATGTCGGGCCTGGTCACCTCCCTGGCGATGATCTGCCCGTTCGAGCCGTCGGAAAAGCAGGCGCTGCTGGAAGCCGCCGACCTGAACCGGCAGACCGAGATCCTGACCGCGCTCATGCAGATGGACGCGCTGACCAGCCCCGGCGGCACGCCCACCCAGATGCACTGA